A genomic window from Streptomyces sp. HUAS YS2 includes:
- a CDS encoding NUDIX hydrolase family protein, with the protein MTETTPGWLSTDELDVARARMPILYVEAVPVRVDDSGEVTSIGLLLRIGADGTISRTLVSGRVLHHERIRDALLRNLEKDLGPVALPRVPSSLQPFTVSEYFPTAGVTPFHDPRQHAVSLAYVVPVTGDCRPRQDALDLVWFSPQEAASAAVQSEMPGGHGVLLKQALAHVGHVY; encoded by the coding sequence ATGACCGAGACCACACCCGGCTGGCTGAGCACGGACGAGCTGGACGTCGCCCGTGCACGGATGCCCATTCTGTACGTCGAGGCCGTTCCCGTGCGCGTGGACGACAGCGGCGAAGTGACCAGTATCGGACTGCTCCTGCGGATCGGTGCGGACGGGACGATCAGCCGGACCCTTGTGTCAGGGCGCGTCCTGCACCACGAGCGGATCCGTGACGCGCTGCTGCGCAATCTGGAGAAGGACCTGGGCCCGGTGGCCCTGCCCCGTGTTCCCTCCTCGCTACAGCCGTTCACGGTCTCCGAGTACTTCCCGACGGCCGGCGTCACGCCGTTCCACGACCCGCGCCAGCACGCTGTCTCGCTGGCCTACGTGGTGCCCGTGACCGGTGACTGCCGGCCGCGTCAGGACGCGCTGGACCTGGTCTGGTTCAGCCCGCAGGAAGCGGCCTCGGCCGCCGTGCAGAGCGAGATGCCGGGTGGGCACGGCGTCCTGCTGAAGCAGGCCCTCGCCCATGTCGGACACGTGTACTGA
- a CDS encoding MDR family NADP-dependent oxidoreductase encodes MSATLPRTVREVRLATSPSGLPAEEHFTVVETPLPEPGPGQVLVRNRHFLVFPGLRTLIGGETDGVPLPALRSGDTLFGPAVGEVVAASPDSRLRPGDPVAHLLGWREYALLPAAECTPLGDALPDPVAHLAQGSAAYGALTRLAGVREGDVVFVAGAAGAVGSLAGQIARLLGAGKVIGSTGSPWKAERLVRELGFDAVVVRGAGSVAAQLAEVAPEGIDVLVDTVAGEDLVAAVGAARQGARFALVGALSGQLSAQGSGGSAPVEIDAFRLVVRGVSLRGYSGADHPDVEEEWTGRFGDWLRSGEITFPHSRIAGIDRAPRALQELIAGRHFGAVVVEL; translated from the coding sequence ATGAGCGCGACGCTGCCCCGAACCGTCCGTGAGGTCCGTCTGGCCACCAGTCCGTCGGGACTGCCCGCAGAGGAACACTTCACCGTGGTCGAGACGCCGTTGCCCGAGCCCGGACCGGGCCAGGTGCTCGTCAGGAACCGTCACTTCCTGGTCTTCCCCGGCCTGCGTACCCTCATCGGCGGTGAGACCGACGGCGTGCCGCTGCCTGCGCTGCGCAGCGGCGACACCCTGTTCGGCCCCGCCGTCGGCGAGGTCGTCGCCGCGTCGCCCGACAGCCGGTTGCGCCCGGGCGACCCGGTGGCCCACCTGCTCGGCTGGCGTGAGTACGCCCTGCTGCCCGCCGCCGAGTGCACGCCGCTGGGCGACGCGCTGCCCGATCCGGTGGCGCACCTCGCCCAAGGATCGGCGGCCTATGGTGCGTTGACCCGCCTTGCGGGGGTGCGCGAGGGAGACGTCGTCTTCGTGGCCGGAGCGGCGGGAGCGGTGGGTTCCCTGGCGGGGCAGATCGCCCGGCTGCTGGGCGCCGGGAAGGTGATCGGGAGCACCGGCTCGCCGTGGAAGGCGGAGCGGCTGGTCCGCGAGCTGGGCTTCGACGCGGTCGTGGTCCGCGGCGCCGGATCCGTCGCGGCGCAGCTTGCGGAGGTGGCGCCCGAAGGCATCGACGTCCTGGTGGACACGGTCGCCGGCGAAGACCTGGTCGCGGCAGTGGGTGCGGCGCGCCAGGGCGCGCGGTTCGCTCTGGTCGGCGCCCTGTCCGGGCAGCTGTCCGCGCAGGGTTCGGGCGGCAGCGCCCCGGTGGAGATCGATGCCTTCCGACTGGTGGTGAGGGGAGTCTCGCTGCGCGGGTACAGCGGTGCGGACCATCCTGATGTGGAGGAGGAGTGGACCGGCCGATTCGGTGACTGGCTGCGGTCCGGCGAGATCACCTTCCCCCACTCGCGGATCGCGGGCATCGATCGCGCGCCGCGGGCGTTGCAGGAGTTGATCGCGGGCAGGCACTTCGGGGCGGTCGTGGTCGAGCTCTAG
- a CDS encoding MerR family transcriptional regulator: MRIGEAAAAAGTTPRALRFYEQRGLLPAPVRTASGQREYGPGEVARVRVIRDLLSLGLTVEDLRECADRLHLLTEDPPPRCGSVAHGSVGAGASGVVGRRLAALDAEIGRLAALRESLARRAAGD; this comes from the coding sequence ATGCGGATAGGCGAAGCGGCAGCAGCGGCCGGGACGACGCCCAGGGCGCTCCGGTTCTATGAACAGCGCGGGTTGCTGCCCGCGCCCGTCCGTACGGCTTCGGGGCAGCGGGAGTACGGGCCCGGCGAGGTCGCGCGCGTCCGTGTCATCCGGGACCTGCTGAGCCTCGGACTCACGGTCGAGGACCTGCGCGAGTGTGCCGACCGGCTCCACCTGCTCACCGAAGACCCGCCCCCGCGCTGCGGATCCGTCGCGCATGGCTCTGTCGGTGCGGGCGCCTCCGGGGTCGTCGGCCGGAGACTCGCGGCGCTGGACGCCGAGATCGGCCGACTGGCCGCCCTTCGGGAGAGCCTCGCCCGGAGGGCGGCCGGGGACTGA
- a CDS encoding response regulator transcription factor, with amino-acid sequence MTEQAPPRVLLADDQTLVRTGFRMILTADGIDVVAEATNGAEAVETARRTRPDVILMDIRMPVMDGLEATRRILTGAPGEPRVIILTTFDLDRYVYAALTAGASGFLLKDVTPEHLATAVRTVRTGDALLAPAITRRLVQRFARHGGSETGALHRDLTPLTPRELEVLGLLARGLSNAELATRLHLAEATVKTHIARILAKLGLRDRVQAVITAYETGLVSAGERESSARGSGTTEQIQTEAHEQS; translated from the coding sequence GTGACCGAGCAGGCACCGCCACGTGTGCTTCTGGCCGACGACCAGACCCTGGTCCGTACCGGATTCCGAATGATCCTCACCGCCGACGGCATCGACGTCGTCGCCGAGGCGACCAACGGGGCCGAGGCCGTCGAAACGGCCCGCCGCACGCGCCCCGACGTGATCCTGATGGACATCCGCATGCCGGTGATGGACGGCCTGGAAGCCACCCGCCGCATCCTGACCGGCGCGCCGGGCGAACCCCGCGTCATCATCCTGACCACGTTCGACCTCGACCGGTACGTGTACGCGGCCCTGACCGCCGGGGCCAGCGGCTTCCTCCTCAAGGACGTCACGCCGGAACACCTCGCCACGGCCGTCCGCACCGTCCGTACCGGCGACGCGCTCCTCGCACCGGCCATCACCCGCCGCCTCGTCCAGCGGTTCGCCCGACACGGCGGCAGCGAGACGGGCGCGCTCCACCGCGACCTCACCCCGCTCACCCCGCGCGAACTCGAAGTCCTCGGTCTGCTCGCCCGAGGACTCAGCAACGCCGAACTCGCCACCCGCCTCCACCTGGCCGAAGCAACCGTCAAGACCCACATCGCCCGCATCCTCGCCAAACTCGGGCTCCGCGACCGTGTCCAAGCCGTCATCACCGCCTACGAGACCGGACTCGTCAGCGCCGGAGAGCGCGAGTCCTCCGCCCGAGGGAGCGGCACCACCGAGCAGATTCAGACCGAGGCCCACGAACAGAGCTGA
- a CDS encoding sensor histidine kinase — translation MNVRTTLERWGGSGLTGREAVRKAVRDARSPVGPPLRLSLRSRQFDVLVALILGIATVHYGIDNADVVVVREIAPGVQYAIPRPAGAGGMAFMVALAGIASGAVALRRRFPLAVLCVVTVAVLATPQSVLRLTLYAFVIAVYSAAVYSPYRVATLAALPVSILLVGTSGDSVTPIVPNEYVVLLILVPMAGAALGLRTWKLRTDEGRARLADLERQQAEALRRAVEHERARIARELHDVVTHNVSVMVIQAGAARKIMATAPEQAGEALLAVEAGGRAAMTELRHVMGLLTMTGDGRPADEAGDLADDDAELAPQPGLDELDTLVARVRDAGLPVDLTVTGPPREIPPGIELAAYRVVQEALTNTVKHASGATARVTVEYRPELLRVEVTDTGGHAGPGAATGNGRGLIGLRERLALYDATLTAGPRPTGGYGVEALIPLEAP, via the coding sequence ATGAACGTACGTACGACGCTGGAGCGGTGGGGAGGCTCGGGCCTCACCGGCCGCGAGGCCGTCCGCAAGGCGGTTCGCGACGCTCGGTCGCCTGTCGGTCCGCCACTGCGGCTCAGCCTTCGCAGCCGGCAGTTCGACGTACTGGTGGCGCTGATACTCGGCATCGCCACCGTGCACTACGGCATCGACAACGCCGACGTCGTCGTGGTGCGGGAGATCGCGCCCGGAGTGCAGTACGCCATCCCGCGCCCCGCCGGCGCCGGCGGCATGGCCTTCATGGTGGCCCTCGCGGGCATCGCCTCCGGTGCGGTGGCGCTGCGGCGCCGCTTCCCGCTCGCCGTGCTGTGCGTCGTGACGGTCGCGGTCCTGGCGACGCCCCAGAGTGTGCTGCGGCTGACGTTGTACGCGTTCGTGATCGCCGTCTACAGCGCCGCGGTGTACAGCCCTTACCGGGTGGCGACCCTCGCGGCGCTGCCGGTGTCGATCCTGCTGGTCGGCACTTCGGGGGACTCGGTGACACCGATCGTCCCCAACGAGTACGTCGTCCTGCTGATCCTGGTCCCGATGGCGGGAGCCGCCCTCGGGCTGCGCACCTGGAAACTCCGGACCGACGAGGGCCGCGCCCGGCTCGCCGATCTGGAGCGCCAACAGGCCGAGGCGCTGCGCCGGGCGGTCGAGCACGAACGCGCGCGGATCGCCCGGGAACTGCACGACGTCGTCACCCACAACGTCAGTGTGATGGTCATTCAGGCGGGTGCCGCGCGCAAGATCATGGCGACCGCCCCCGAGCAGGCGGGCGAGGCCCTCCTCGCCGTCGAGGCCGGAGGCCGGGCGGCCATGACCGAACTGCGCCACGTCATGGGCCTGCTCACCATGACCGGTGACGGCCGGCCGGCGGACGAGGCGGGAGACCTGGCCGACGACGACGCCGAGCTGGCGCCGCAACCCGGGTTGGACGAGCTGGACACTCTCGTCGCACGCGTACGGGACGCCGGACTGCCGGTCGACCTGACCGTGACCGGCCCGCCCCGCGAGATCCCGCCAGGCATCGAACTCGCCGCCTACCGCGTGGTCCAGGAAGCCCTGACCAACACCGTGAAGCACGCGTCCGGGGCCACCGCCCGTGTGACGGTCGAGTACCGACCGGAGCTGCTCCGGGTGGAGGTCACCGACACCGGAGGCCACGCGGGCCCGGGCGCGGCCACCGGAAACGGCCGGGGCCTCATCGGGCTGCGGGAGCGACTCGCCCTCTACGACGCGACCCTGACCGCCGGCCCGCGCCCGACCGGCGGTTACGGTGTGGAAGCCCTGATCCCCCTGGAGGCACCGTGA
- a CDS encoding ABC transporter ATP-binding protein, whose protein sequence is MTMPVIELRDVSRRYDDGPPALHDATLTVRPGEAVAVLGPSGSGKSTLLNLIAGLDRPDAGTVTVDGVRVDQLGEAGSARYRRSTIGMVFQFFNLLDDLTVTDNVVLPARLAGMARGEADRRAAELLDSLGIGRHAHAYPGRLSGGERQRVAVARALMNRPALLLADEPTGALDTAAGQDVSRLLTDLNAQGQTIVVVTHDLALARSCTNRTVRIADGRITEDAGPRAVVGPAVHAQGQTQAEVQAQVQTQGQAAVAPEAGR, encoded by the coding sequence ATGACCATGCCGGTGATCGAACTACGCGACGTGAGCCGACGGTACGACGACGGCCCACCCGCACTGCACGACGCGACGCTGACCGTGCGGCCGGGCGAGGCGGTCGCGGTCCTCGGCCCTTCCGGCAGCGGCAAGTCCACGCTGCTCAACCTGATCGCGGGCCTGGACCGGCCGGACGCGGGGACCGTCACCGTCGACGGCGTACGAGTGGACCAGCTGGGCGAGGCCGGATCGGCCCGCTACCGGCGGTCGACGATCGGCATGGTCTTCCAGTTCTTCAACCTGCTCGACGACCTGACCGTCACCGACAACGTCGTCCTGCCCGCACGGCTCGCGGGCATGGCACGCGGCGAGGCCGACCGGCGGGCGGCGGAACTCCTGGACAGCCTCGGCATCGGCCGGCACGCCCACGCTTATCCGGGCCGGTTGTCCGGCGGCGAGCGCCAGCGCGTCGCGGTGGCCCGGGCACTCATGAACCGGCCGGCGCTGCTCCTGGCCGACGAGCCGACCGGGGCCCTGGACACGGCCGCCGGACAGGACGTCAGCAGGCTGCTCACCGACCTCAACGCCCAGGGCCAGACCATCGTCGTCGTCACCCACGATCTGGCTCTGGCCCGGTCGTGCACCAACCGGACGGTCCGGATCGCGGACGGCCGGATCACGGAGGACGCCGGGCCGCGGGCCGTTGTCGGCCCGGCCGTTCATGCGCAGGGGCAGACGCAGGCAGAGGTGCAGGCGCAGGTCCAGACGCAGGGACAGGCCGCCGTGGCCCCGGAGGCCGGCCGGTGA